The proteins below come from a single Runella rosea genomic window:
- a CDS encoding SGNH/GDSL hydrolase family protein, with protein MKKRNVKALLSPILVVISMALGSVLAQSQSKTSTIFELKDNDRVVFLGNSLFENEFQYGYLELALTTRWPGHNVTFRNLGWTGDNVWGEARSTFTNPPTPYEHLMQQITKAQPTVVFVAYGGVEAQEGEAGLPRFREGLSKLLDKIDSLGAKSILLSPIPVRYEDAAANVEKRNANLVVYASAIEKLASERGKMFIDIYKPIEEMSKKTSILENGVHLNEAGYYYLAEVLEKNLGLDPQPKPVSIAVTKDNVEAVATAKMLDADVKNGMLKFTAEERFLPLPFPTNNTSILTKGQIIKVTGLKKGFYTLTADNQQVITASDKKWAEGIEITQGPSFNQVSKLREMILKKNEQFFFQYRPLNRTYILGFRSYEQGRHAKGLEDQSLIMKWLEGQIALHSTPKPIVYQLSPVK; from the coding sequence ATGAAAAAGAGAAATGTAAAGGCTTTACTCAGTCCCATTTTAGTCGTAATTTCTATGGCCCTTGGGTCAGTACTTGCCCAAAGTCAGTCTAAAACAAGCACAATTTTTGAACTTAAAGACAATGACCGAGTTGTATTTCTAGGAAATTCGTTGTTTGAAAATGAATTTCAATATGGTTATTTGGAGTTAGCCCTCACCACGCGGTGGCCGGGTCATAATGTAACATTCAGAAATTTGGGTTGGACAGGCGATAATGTTTGGGGAGAAGCGCGGAGTACTTTTACCAATCCTCCGACCCCTTATGAGCACCTTATGCAGCAAATCACCAAAGCACAACCAACCGTAGTTTTTGTGGCTTATGGGGGTGTAGAAGCGCAGGAAGGTGAGGCAGGTCTGCCGCGTTTTAGGGAAGGCCTCTCCAAGTTGCTTGACAAAATAGATTCTCTCGGGGCAAAGTCTATCTTGCTGTCTCCGATTCCAGTCAGGTACGAAGATGCGGCTGCAAACGTAGAAAAACGAAATGCAAATCTGGTGGTTTACGCTTCTGCAATCGAAAAATTGGCTTCTGAACGCGGCAAAATGTTTATTGATATTTACAAACCCATTGAAGAAATGAGCAAAAAAACGAGCATTTTGGAAAATGGTGTTCACTTGAATGAGGCGGGTTATTATTACTTGGCCGAAGTACTAGAAAAGAACCTTGGATTGGATCCCCAACCAAAACCCGTTAGCATTGCAGTGACAAAAGATAACGTTGAGGCGGTAGCAACGGCTAAAATGCTAGACGCTGATGTAAAGAACGGAATGCTAAAATTTACCGCCGAGGAGCGCTTTTTGCCCCTTCCATTTCCGACAAATAATACTTCGATTCTCACCAAAGGACAGATAATCAAGGTTACAGGGTTAAAAAAAGGTTTTTATACCCTGACTGCGGATAATCAGCAAGTGATTACGGCGTCGGACAAAAAATGGGCTGAAGGGATAGAAATTACCCAAGGTCCGTCCTTCAACCAAGTAAGTAAATTGCGGGAAATGATTTTGAAAAAAAATGAGCAATTCTTTTTTCAATACCGCCCCCTGAATCGAACGTACATTCTAGGGTTTCGCTCGTACGAACAGGGCCGACACGCCAAGGGCCTCGAAGACCAAAGTCTCATCATGAAATGGCTTGAAGGACAAATTGCCCTGCACAGCACTCCGAAGCCTATCGTGTATCAACTTTCTCCAGTAAAGTAG
- a CDS encoding PVC-type heme-binding CxxCH protein, which yields MQRFSFFNSSNTTLVFIKRFIFIPLSLLITSTVHQDDRKANPEPDVERELRSFKVAEGFEVTLFAADPLVAKPIQMNWDADGRLWVVSSTAYPHLKTGEEANDKIFVIEDTDGDGKADKSTVFAEGLITPTGILPGDGGVYVANSTEILHFSDTDGDGKADKRRRILNGFGTADTHHLIHTFRWGPEGRLYFNQSIYIYSHVETPFGTKRLEGGGVWQLNTKNLDMDVYARGLINPWGLQFDRWGQSFLTDGAGGEGINYAFPGATFVTAPGAARIIRGLNPGQPKHSGLDIVSGRHLPESWQGSLITNDFRANRINRFKLEEQGSGYASKQVEDLMWTDNVAFRPVDISVGPDGAIYVADWYNPIIQHGEVDFHDPRRDQQHGRIWRIVAKNRTLVKKPQLSKASVTELLEALKLPEDWTRAQAKQVLKARGATEVLPALQKWVQNLDKNDTNYEHQLLEALWVYQTLDTVNEPLLLTLLNAQNHKARAAGLRALGLWYSKITNPVSLLTKAVTDPHPQVRLEAVIGLRNAKTAESARTALSVLDNSMDEFLDFALWQTVRELEPLWAARLKTTPDFFGDAKKTVFALKSTSSTEAVSQLAKLYQADRVPEEYRNDVLASISKFGKAADLTILFDKAVEGNITKNKQVAAQLTALEDAARRG from the coding sequence ATGCAAAGGTTCAGCTTTTTCAACTCGTCCAACACCACACTTGTTTTTATTAAACGGTTTATTTTCATTCCTTTATCTCTGCTCATTACATCTACGGTTCACCAAGACGACCGCAAGGCAAATCCCGAACCAGATGTGGAGAGAGAACTTCGTTCGTTTAAAGTAGCGGAAGGATTTGAAGTAACATTGTTTGCCGCCGACCCGCTCGTGGCCAAGCCCATCCAAATGAACTGGGACGCCGACGGACGCTTGTGGGTGGTGAGTAGTACCGCCTATCCTCACCTCAAAACGGGGGAAGAAGCCAACGATAAAATTTTTGTAATCGAAGATACCGACGGCGACGGTAAGGCCGATAAGTCGACTGTTTTTGCCGAAGGGTTAATCACACCCACGGGAATATTGCCAGGAGATGGGGGTGTGTACGTGGCGAATTCCACCGAAATTCTACATTTTTCTGATACTGATGGCGATGGAAAAGCCGACAAAAGACGCCGCATTTTGAATGGTTTTGGTACGGCCGATACGCACCACCTCATTCACACGTTCCGTTGGGGCCCCGAGGGGCGGCTTTATTTTAACCAGTCTATCTATATCTATAGCCACGTCGAAACGCCGTTTGGAACCAAGCGCCTCGAAGGCGGTGGCGTGTGGCAGCTCAACACCAAAAATCTCGACATGGATGTCTATGCCCGTGGGTTGATTAATCCGTGGGGGTTGCAATTTGACCGTTGGGGACAATCCTTCCTGACCGACGGTGCGGGTGGCGAAGGCATTAACTATGCTTTTCCAGGAGCTACTTTCGTAACCGCCCCAGGCGCAGCCCGAATCATTCGTGGCCTGAATCCAGGTCAACCTAAACACAGCGGGTTGGACATTGTTTCGGGCCGACACTTGCCTGAGTCGTGGCAGGGAAGCTTGATTACCAACGATTTTCGTGCCAACCGTATCAATCGATTCAAACTAGAAGAACAAGGAAGTGGGTATGCTTCTAAGCAGGTTGAAGACCTGATGTGGACAGATAATGTGGCCTTTCGTCCAGTTGATATTTCGGTGGGACCCGACGGTGCCATTTATGTAGCTGATTGGTATAACCCGATTATCCAACACGGTGAAGTGGATTTTCATGACCCGCGTCGCGACCAGCAGCATGGTCGTATCTGGCGTATTGTGGCAAAAAACCGCACGTTAGTTAAAAAACCGCAGTTGAGCAAAGCTTCGGTGACTGAACTCTTGGAAGCACTCAAACTGCCCGAGGACTGGACCCGGGCGCAGGCCAAGCAGGTATTGAAAGCCCGTGGGGCTACAGAAGTGCTTCCTGCTCTGCAAAAATGGGTTCAAAACTTAGATAAAAATGACACCAACTATGAACATCAGTTGTTGGAAGCACTTTGGGTTTACCAAACGCTCGACACTGTCAATGAACCGCTACTTTTGACTTTATTGAACGCGCAAAACCACAAAGCGCGTGCGGCGGGCCTACGGGCGCTTGGGCTTTGGTATTCTAAAATAACGAATCCCGTTTCCCTCTTGACAAAGGCCGTGACCGACCCCCATCCGCAGGTGCGTTTGGAAGCTGTAATTGGACTTCGCAATGCAAAAACCGCCGAATCGGCCCGTACGGCGCTCTCGGTATTGGATAATTCAATGGATGAGTTTCTGGATTTTGCCCTTTGGCAAACCGTTCGTGAATTAGAACCATTGTGGGCAGCGCGTCTGAAAACTACGCCTGATTTCTTTGGAGATGCCAAAAAGACGGTTTTTGCCCTCAAATCAACCAGTAGTACCGAAGCGGTTTCGCAACTAGCAAAGTTATATCAAGCCGACCGAGTGCCGGAGGAATACCGCAACGATGTCTTGGCATCCATTTCCAAGTTTGGTAAAGCGGCAGATTTGACCATTCTTTTTGACAAAGCTGTAGAAGGAAACATAACTAAAAATAAACAAGTTGCGGCACAATTAACCGCGCTGGAGGATGCCGCCCGCCGAGGG